Genomic window (Rubeoparvulum massiliense):
CTGATGAGCTAAATTACAGATCTCTGTGTAAGTGACCATGGAGAGAGGTTTCGCATCATTAACGAGACGGGGGTCAGCTGTCATAATTCCTTCCACATCAGTAAAGATATCCACACGTTCCGCTTGTAAGGCTACACCTAGCGCTGTTGCAGTGGTATCACTACCGCCTCTCCCCAATGTGGTGATATCCATTTCAGGTGTAACACCTTGAAAGCCAGTTACGATCACAATGGCATATTGATTGAGAGCTTTTTTAATCTGAACAGGATCCAGCTTTACAATGTGAGCTGCTCCATACTCATCGGTGGTAACAATTCCTGCCTGTCCTCCGGTTAAAATGGTTGTTTCTAAACCTGCTGCTCGACAGGTACTAGCTAATACCCCTGCAGAGATAATCTCACCGCAACTCAAATATAAATCCTTATCACGCTCACTGAGACCTGCACCGGTCTCATGAAGTAATTTTAATAGGGTGTCTGTAGCATAAGGATCTCCTGCCCGCCCCATGGCGGAGACGACCACCACCACACGATTCCCCTTCTTAACTTCATCTTGAATATGAGCCAAGACAAATTGCCGATCTTCATTGCTTCGTAATGACGTACCACCAAATTTTTGAACGATTATTTTCATCGTTGTTCAACCACCCATTAGCTTTTCAAGATTTGGTCCGCAATTTGAACAGTGTTCCAGGCTGCGCCCTTCCATAGATTATCAGAGACAATCCAGAGATGCCAGCCATTTGGATGATCCAAATCCCGGCGAATTCGTCCTACATATACCTCAGGTTTACCAACTCCATCAATGGGCATGGGGTATTGTTGCTTTTCGGGATTATCAACAACGATAACACCTGCCATTGCTTGCAATGAGGAGATTACGTCCTCCTTACTCACTTCTTGCTCTAGCTCCACATAAACCGACTCCGAATGTCCACGAAAGACGGGGACACGAACACAGGTGGCTGCAACCTCTAATGTGGCATCTTGGAAAATCTTCTTCGTTTCACGAACCATTTTCATCTCTTCCAATGTATAATCATTGGGTTCAAAACGATCGATCTGTGGAATCACATTGAAAGCGATGGGATAGTGAACCGGTAAAGCAGCAGAAGGTAGAATCGTGGGAGTTACCTTCTCTCCTTCTAGTATACCTTTGGTCTCATTCTCTAGCTCTACCATGGCAC
Coding sequences:
- the dapG gene encoding aspartate kinase, giving the protein MKIIVQKFGGTSLRSNEDRQFVLAHIQDEVKKGNRVVVVVSAMGRAGDPYATDTLLKLLHETGAGLSERDKDLYLSCGEIISAGVLASTCRAAGLETTILTGGQAGIVTTDEYGAAHIVKLDPVQIKKALNQYAIVIVTGFQGVTPEMDITTLGRGGSDTTATALGVALQAERVDIFTDVEGIMTADPRLVNDAKPLSMVTYTEICNLAHQGAKVIHPRAVEIAMQTNLPIRVRSTHSMDEGTLVTSLLELQEMAGEIIDHPITGITNVANITQIKVPAPNTHHDVQMQVFKAMAENHISVDFINVTPVGVTYTVHDNEADHAVQILHELGFDPQVHPHCAKVAAVGAGMTGVPGVMAKIVEALTNEEITILQSADSHTTIWVLVRGEDMVRAVRALHYKFQLHR
- a CDS encoding aspartate-semialdehyde dehydrogenase, producing the protein MMPMKKHLAIVGATGAVGQEILRILEQYQLPVDQITLLSSKRSAGTELTVRGERLTVQEATPDSFQGVDVALFSAGGTVSKLLVPEAVQRGAVAVDNTNAYRMDPHVPLVVPEVNGEAIKEHQGIIANPNCSTTQMVMALHPLRQAYGMRRIIVSTYQAVSGAGHSAMVELENETKGILEGEKVTPTILPSAALPVHYPIAFNVIPQIDRFEPNDYTLEEMKMVRETKKIFQDATLEVAATCVRVPVFRGHSESVYVELEQEVSKEDVISSLQAMAGVIVVDNPEKQQYPMPIDGVGKPEVYVGRIRRDLDHPNGWHLWIVSDNLWKGAAWNTVQIADQILKS